A portion of the Candidatus Bathyarchaeota archaeon genome contains these proteins:
- a CDS encoding NUDIX pyrophosphatase, with protein sequence MPIQVQAILFRKINGKIQYLLLKRIKEGFWQPVTGGIEEGEIKIEALKREVREETGIKNVVRIMKDIYYDEFWDFFKREGCQHLIKEYVFGVEVSSNEKITISREHFEYKWCSLKEALKLLKWKGNKEALKKLDEILSRQK encoded by the coding sequence TTGCCAATACAGGTTCAAGCCATCCTGTTCAGGAAGATTAACGGGAAAATACAGTACCTACTTCTGAAGAGAATTAAAGAAGGATTCTGGCAACCTGTAACTGGTGGCATAGAAGAAGGAGAAATTAAAATCGAAGCTTTAAAAAGAGAAGTGAGAGAAGAAACTGGGATTAAGAACGTTGTAAGAATTATGAAAGACATTTACTATGATGAGTTTTGGGATTTCTTCAAACGAGAAGGTTGCCAACATCTGATAAAAGAATATGTTTTCGGTGTTGAGGTTTCTTCAAACGAGAAAATTACAATTAGCAGAGAACATTTTGAATATAAATGGTGTAGTCTTAAAGAAGCTCTTAAGTTGTTGAAATGGAAGGGGAATAAAGAAGCATTAAAAAAACTAGATGAAATTCTGAGTAGGCAGAAGTGA
- a CDS encoding pyridoxamine 5'-phosphate oxidase family protein yields MSKKEFGQLNFDEVRNKKIEFLESHHTIIIATSHDNKVTARTVTYATEGLDFYFMSWDHHEKILQIKENSNVALARDNISIKGVAEILGKPLDEKSKEGAEVTRKKHSKEFEIFCRIPGMIMVKVTSIYIKSWVRIDNKFLIEHLDLENKVAYLEKPEG; encoded by the coding sequence GTGAGCAAGAAAGAATTCGGACAACTGAATTTTGATGAAGTCAGAAACAAAAAGATTGAGTTCTTAGAAAGCCATCATACAATAATAATAGCTACATCACACGATAACAAAGTTACAGCGAGAACTGTTACTTATGCCACTGAAGGACTTGATTTTTACTTCATGTCTTGGGATCACCATGAGAAGATTCTTCAAATAAAAGAAAACTCGAATGTTGCATTGGCAAGAGACAACATAAGTATAAAAGGTGTTGCAGAAATCTTAGGAAAACCATTAGATGAAAAGAGCAAAGAAGGAGCAGAAGTCACAAGGAAAAAACACTCAAAGGAATTTGAAATCTTTTGTCGTATTCCAGGAATGATTATGGTAAAAGTAACATCTATATACATCAAATCTTGGGTGCGAATTGACAACAAGTTCTTAATAGAACATTTAGATCTGGAAAACAAAGTAGCATATTTGGAGAAGCCTGAGGGTTAG
- a CDS encoding pyridoxamine 5'-phosphate oxidase family protein, which produces MNDKVDELRREIWGHFDEQQYVFLATAEGNQPRVRPVTLIKLQNKLLVATGSRDAKVLQMKSNPKTEFCLLIEKGEKKGTIRAECTAKIIEDLSVKTTVFNKIPFMKEFFETPSDPTYTLVELNPIGFEYMRPDSHQAVRVTL; this is translated from the coding sequence TTGAATGATAAAGTTGATGAATTAAGAAGAGAAATCTGGGGACATTTTGATGAACAACAATACGTTTTCCTAGCTACTGCTGAAGGAAACCAACCCAGAGTGCGCCCAGTGACACTTATCAAGCTTCAGAACAAACTTCTTGTAGCTACCGGTTCCAGAGACGCCAAGGTCTTGCAGATGAAAAGCAATCCCAAGACAGAATTCTGTTTGTTAATAGAGAAGGGTGAAAAGAAAGGAACAATAAGAGCTGAGTGTACAGCCAAGATTATCGAAGATCTGAGCGTTAAAACAACTGTATTCAACAAGATTCCTTTTATGAAAGAGTTCTTTGAAACCCCAAGTGATCCTACCTATACTCTTGTCGAGCTGAACCCTATTGGATTTGAATACATGAGACCAGATAGCCACCAAGCAGTTAGAGTCACGCTCTAG
- a CDS encoding transglutaminase domain-containing protein — MGKLVAVGLIFLLLFAITLILIDEQLSIKESKQTPDSEHEQKPQDTGTSQTSGFVELKVDGDLDDFWERGTNDLPVLIVAVNYVIENVGNVSAEVVTVEIVLDAVDYFTKTVYDLQPNSGFTDSISFSVDYDESKTVMVEASYDNVTAYWSYTVDAELPRDPSWGMSKLFITPDEKYVESAYKEIMSGRVIVRWMAIRDWVGINIEYVNDFDSHGVGEFWQLGKETLESRTGDCEDFAILLCSLLRADGWSAEGVYVVVGQNEAGDYHAWVKIRIPWTTIWYDIDPQQDGWYTGPGDIIALYPYTAIYNFNDQYFIML, encoded by the coding sequence ATGGGAAAGCTTGTTGCAGTTGGTTTGATTTTTCTCTTACTCTTCGCTATAACTCTAATTCTAATAGACGAGCAACTAAGCATAAAAGAATCTAAACAGACACCAGACAGCGAACATGAACAGAAGCCGCAAGATACTGGAACTTCCCAAACTTCAGGTTTCGTAGAGTTAAAGGTTGATGGCGACTTGGACGATTTCTGGGAGCGAGGAACTAATGATTTACCTGTGCTTATTGTTGCAGTCAACTACGTTATTGAGAACGTTGGAAATGTCTCCGCCGAAGTTGTGACCGTAGAGATTGTCCTAGACGCGGTAGACTATTTCACTAAAACCGTCTACGACCTACAGCCAAATTCCGGATTCACAGATTCAATCTCGTTTTCAGTAGACTATGATGAATCGAAAACTGTTATGGTGGAAGCGAGCTACGATAATGTAACAGCTTATTGGAGTTACACCGTAGATGCAGAGTTGCCCAGAGATCCTTCTTGGGGTATGTCAAAGCTTTTCATAACTCCTGATGAGAAATACGTGGAATCAGCTTACAAGGAGATAATGAGCGGTAGAGTTATTGTTCGTTGGATGGCAATTCGAGATTGGGTTGGAATAAATATTGAGTATGTAAATGATTTTGATTCCCATGGAGTCGGTGAGTTTTGGCAGCTTGGAAAGGAAACTTTGGAAAGTCGAACTGGTGATTGTGAAGACTTTGCGATTCTGCTTTGTTCGTTGCTGAGGGCTGATGGATGGAGTGCAGAAGGTGTTTATGTTGTGGTTGGACAAAATGAGGCAGGAGATTATCATGCTTGGGTGAAAATAAGAATTCCATGGACAACGATCTGGTACGATATTGACCCTCAACAAGACGGATGGTACACGGGGCCAGGTGATATAATCGCGTTATATCCATACACGGCCATTTATAATTTCAACGACCAATACTTCATAATGCTCTAA
- a CDS encoding beta-propeller domain-containing protein: protein MKFHRLYPNSIMNKRRVLVTGLVAFLGGALLCSILLNLTQISPYFTVSGEPLLRFSSYEELVNFINTSSQYPYYLTEGERMNVLGADAESATSTPEYSTTNIQVEGVDEADIVKTDGTYLYVISNQTAFIIKAYPPEEQQILSRIKLNTTLHGIFINGDKLVVFGSTSYKASVTNEVVRPYYWPYLLPRTFINVYNISNRESPVLTRNVTLDGSYFGSRMIGDHAYTVINEPAALSAGEVKLPTLYYPSNKVQKVNAIDICYSNITDYYYTFTTIIAINIQNDAEKPTHETLLLGATCGLYVSLDNIYVTFPKQRDTTTKVEKTLIYRIHIEAGNIESQANGAVPGKVLNQFSMDEYDGYFRIATTSGSFWGGESSRNNVYVLNMSLTVVGNLENLAPGERIYSARFMGDRCYLVTFKQIDPFFTIDLSNPAEPEVLGYLKIPGFSSYLHPYDEDHIIGIGKQDSNVKMSLFNVTDVTAPNETAKFVVQGYWSDSAVLLDHKAFLFDKSKQLLALPLSISFVETKDSFYHRVYWQGVYVFNASLERGFVLKGNITHQESSASYVEYGFQVQRILYIDNVLYTISDRKIKMNSLETLDEIGEIELS, encoded by the coding sequence TTGAAGTTCCACAGACTTTACCCAAACTCGATTATGAACAAAAGAAGAGTTCTAGTCACTGGCTTAGTTGCCTTCCTCGGCGGGGCTCTGCTGTGCAGCATACTGTTAAATCTTACTCAAATATCACCATATTTTACTGTATCTGGAGAACCACTTTTGAGGTTTTCTTCTTATGAAGAGCTAGTGAATTTCATAAACACCAGCTCCCAATATCCTTACTACCTTACTGAAGGCGAACGAATGAATGTACTTGGTGCAGACGCTGAAAGCGCGACATCTACCCCTGAGTACTCGACCACCAACATTCAAGTCGAAGGAGTAGACGAGGCAGATATCGTAAAAACCGATGGAACATACCTTTACGTAATTTCGAACCAAACAGCCTTCATTATAAAAGCTTACCCTCCGGAAGAGCAGCAAATCCTTTCTCGAATAAAACTAAACACAACCTTACATGGAATATTCATCAATGGAGATAAGCTAGTTGTCTTTGGATCCACTTCTTACAAAGCAAGTGTGACAAACGAGGTTGTCAGACCTTACTATTGGCCTTATCTACTGCCTAGAACTTTCATTAATGTATATAACATCTCCAACAGAGAATCACCTGTTTTGACAAGAAATGTTACACTTGACGGTTCTTATTTTGGCTCTAGGATGATAGGTGACCACGCATATACTGTGATAAACGAGCCAGCGGCGCTTAGTGCAGGCGAAGTGAAGCTGCCAACATTGTACTATCCCAGCAACAAAGTTCAGAAGGTAAACGCAATTGACATCTGCTATTCCAACATCACCGACTATTACTATACATTCACAACCATCATTGCCATAAACATTCAAAACGACGCCGAGAAACCAACACACGAAACACTTTTACTAGGGGCTACATGTGGCTTGTACGTTTCTCTTGACAACATTTACGTAACATTTCCTAAGCAAAGAGATACCACCACAAAAGTTGAAAAAACGCTAATCTATAGAATTCACATAGAAGCTGGCAACATAGAAAGCCAGGCAAACGGAGCTGTTCCAGGCAAAGTATTAAACCAGTTTTCCATGGACGAATACGATGGCTACTTCAGGATAGCAACCACATCAGGCTCCTTTTGGGGCGGAGAATCGTCTCGAAACAACGTATATGTTCTCAATATGAGTCTTACGGTTGTCGGAAACTTGGAAAACCTCGCTCCGGGAGAGAGGATTTACTCGGCCAGGTTTATGGGTGACAGATGCTATCTTGTAACATTCAAACAGATAGACCCGTTCTTCACGATAGACCTTAGCAACCCAGCTGAACCTGAAGTCTTAGGTTATTTGAAGATACCAGGGTTCTCAAGTTATCTCCACCCATACGACGAAGACCACATAATAGGCATAGGCAAACAAGACAGCAACGTGAAAATGTCACTTTTCAATGTCACAGACGTTACTGCACCGAATGAGACGGCTAAGTTCGTTGTGCAAGGCTACTGGTCGGATTCAGCAGTTTTGTTGGACCACAAGGCGTTTCTGTTCGACAAATCGAAACAACTGTTGGCTCTTCCACTTTCAATAAGCTTCGTTGAAACGAAAGACAGCTTTTATCATAGAGTATATTGGCAAGGCGTATACGTCTTCAACGCATCTTTAGAACGAGGCTTCGTGTTGAAAGGCAATATAACCCATCAAGAAAGCAGTGCAAGCTATGTTGAATATGGGTTCCAGGTGCAAAGAATACTTTACATAGACAACGTACTCTACACAATCTCAGACAGAAAGATAAAGATGAACAGCCTAGAGACGCTCGATGAAATCGGGGAAATAGAGCTTTCTTAG
- a CDS encoding fructose-bisphosphatase class II: MVSLRTLAPSLTRITIAAAVGAALHIGQGNPKIVDQRAVDFSRALLSQMEIDGEVISCEGPKDNAPAFTKREKVGIGRGPKVEFVMDPVDGTTATSKGRKDAISALACAPKGCLQVLPDDGYYFKVATDYRSKGKISLEMSIEEIVQIAAEQKKMRLENFTVIMLERERHREMLERLRKLGVRIILIPDGDIAASVVTCIPKSGVDLLIGAGAGPEATIGATAVKCLGGTMLVKVWRDRRDDAKRLERLEAEGVDVEKAYSEMELAKGNELVFAASGVTKGELLDGVRFIPNGAIVNSLCVRLPSGTFEKSETMLRFKGHPVYKQLTQKR; the protein is encoded by the coding sequence TTGGTTTCATTAAGAACTCTCGCCCCATCACTGACGAGAATAACCATAGCCGCTGCAGTCGGCGCCGCCCTTCACATAGGACAAGGCAACCCCAAAATTGTTGACCAACGAGCAGTTGACTTTTCAAGAGCTTTGCTGTCGCAGATGGAGATTGATGGCGAAGTGATTTCCTGTGAAGGACCAAAAGACAACGCTCCCGCCTTCACCAAAAGAGAAAAAGTAGGCATCGGACGTGGACCCAAGGTGGAGTTTGTTATGGATCCTGTAGATGGCACAACGGCTACCTCTAAGGGAAGGAAGGATGCGATTTCCGCTTTGGCGTGCGCTCCGAAGGGCTGTTTGCAGGTGCTTCCAGACGATGGATATTACTTCAAAGTAGCAACGGACTATCGCTCGAAAGGTAAGATTTCGCTTGAGATGTCTATTGAGGAAATTGTGCAGATCGCTGCTGAGCAGAAGAAGATGCGCCTTGAGAACTTCACTGTTATTATGCTTGAACGAGAGCGCCATAGGGAGATGTTGGAGAGGCTAAGAAAGTTGGGGGTTAGGATTATTTTGATTCCAGATGGAGATATTGCGGCGTCGGTTGTCACGTGTATTCCAAAGTCAGGAGTTGACTTGCTGATTGGGGCTGGTGCGGGTCCAGAGGCCACTATTGGAGCAACTGCTGTTAAGTGTCTTGGTGGAACGATGTTGGTTAAGGTTTGGAGGGATAGAAGAGATGATGCTAAGAGGCTGGAACGGTTGGAGGCTGAAGGAGTTGATGTGGAGAAGGCTTATTCTGAGATGGAACTAGCCAAGGGTAATGAACTGGTTTTTGCGGCGTCCGGCGTCACGAAAGGGGAGCTTTTGGATGGAGTGCGCTTCATTCCTAACGGAGCCATAGTTAACTCGCTATGCGTAAGGCTGCCGAGTGGAACCTTCGAGAAATCGGAGACGATGCTGCGGTTCAAAGGGCATCCAGTATATAAACAGTTAACGCAAAAACGCTAA
- a CDS encoding DegT/DnrJ/EryC1/StrS family aminotransferase → MIPINKPLLGEEEVEAVVKVLRSGILTSRTKSGSIVGQFEDAFAKFVKAKHAFAVNSGTSALHLSLLAAEVGPGNEVIVPSFTFVSTAETVVLVGAKPVFVDINLDTYNIDPERTRKAITKNTKTIIPVDLFGLPADMKPIKEIAQEHGLAVVEDAAQAHGAQYAGKPAGSFADLVCWSFYASKNMTTGEGGMITTNSDEYAEKLPYMRSHGEKEEYVSSMIGHNFRMPEMEAAIGCAQLEKLPNFLKQRRRNAERIASRLEGIKELQLPTVPKGYKHSWYLFTVRLKNADEKKRDETIVELKKLSIGATAYYRVPIHLMPFYSKFSKYGLPNTEKAARQVFSLPVHPAVTTEQIDYIASSLQKLLE, encoded by the coding sequence ATGATTCCTATCAACAAACCTCTCCTCGGCGAGGAAGAAGTTGAAGCAGTTGTCAAAGTTTTGAGAAGTGGCATTCTAACAAGCCGCACGAAGAGTGGCTCAATAGTAGGACAGTTTGAAGATGCCTTTGCAAAGTTTGTGAAAGCTAAACATGCGTTTGCTGTAAACAGTGGAACATCCGCGCTTCACTTATCGCTCTTGGCCGCAGAGGTAGGACCCGGGAACGAAGTGATTGTACCCAGTTTCACGTTTGTATCAACCGCCGAAACTGTGGTGTTAGTAGGAGCCAAACCCGTCTTTGTAGACATAAACCTTGACACATACAATATTGACCCCGAGAGAACTAGAAAGGCCATCACAAAGAATACCAAGACAATCATACCAGTTGACCTTTTCGGATTGCCTGCAGATATGAAACCCATAAAGGAAATAGCACAAGAACATGGCTTGGCAGTTGTTGAAGACGCCGCTCAAGCTCACGGTGCACAATATGCGGGAAAACCTGCTGGAAGTTTCGCTGACTTGGTTTGCTGGAGTTTCTACGCTAGCAAGAACATGACTACTGGTGAAGGCGGTATGATAACCACAAACAGCGATGAATATGCTGAAAAACTGCCCTATATGAGGTCGCACGGTGAAAAAGAAGAATATGTGTCGAGTATGATTGGACACAATTTTCGCATGCCTGAAATGGAAGCGGCAATTGGTTGTGCACAGCTTGAGAAGTTGCCAAATTTCCTGAAGCAAAGACGGAGAAATGCAGAAAGAATTGCGTCAAGACTAGAAGGCATCAAAGAACTGCAGCTGCCAACAGTGCCAAAAGGGTATAAACACAGCTGGTATCTCTTCACTGTTAGACTCAAGAATGCAGACGAGAAAAAACGAGACGAAACAATTGTTGAGTTAAAAAAACTTAGCATTGGCGCCACAGCCTATTACCGCGTGCCTATACATTTAATGCCTTTCTATAGCAAGTTCAGCAAATATGGTCTTCCAAACACAGAAAAAGCAGCAAGACAAGTCTTTTCGCTACCCGTCCATCCCGCTGTGACTACAGAACAGATAGACTATATAGCCAGCTCACTGCAAAAACTACTCGAATAA
- a CDS encoding FAD-dependent oxidoreductase, whose translation MAQIGVYICHCGLNIAGVVDVKGVAAYAAELPNVKVARDDTYLCSDAGQKMIKEDIKKHKLDGVVVASCSPRMHEETFRKAISEAGLNPYLLEMINIREQDSWCHSEEPKKATEKAKALIKMAVARATLLEPLERGKIRARKSVLVIGGGIAGIQASLDLANDGFKVYLVEKSPSIGGRMAQLDKTFPTLDCSACILTPKMAEVSRHSNIELLTYAEVENVTGFVGNYEVTIRKKPRYVDVEQCTGCGECEKVCPISVPNEFDLGLKMRKAVYRPFPQAMPNVFTIDKRGTPPCRAACPAGVNVQGYIALVSQGKFKEAYELIRRSIPFPSVCGRVCFSPCESECERGKLDEPVAINAIKRFVADYVLSREREKPELIPKKYPEKVAVIGSGPAGLTAAYELTTMGYPVTVFESSPKPGGMLRVGIPPYRLPKDILDEEIRIIERLGVEIKTNVTIGKDLTIDSLLQQGYAVIFIAVGVQECRKLRIEGEELKGVIPALEFLKQVNLEKHVEIGQKVAVIGGGNVAIDAARTALRRHAEEVIILYRRSREEMPAHSSEVEEATKEGIKLHFLASPTKILGKEGRIVALECIEIKLGKPDETGRRRPIAIEGSEFVIDVDTVIPAVGQSLDTTLLPKNVKLSRYETIAADPVTLQTNLPGIFAGGDAVMGEATVVDAIAQGKRAAISIDHYLKGEESLAVMEKKVSKIEEVPTVGIEKKHRLAMPLLPLDQRVSNKEVELGFTEEMAREEAGRCLACAGCAECLECEKVCELAGVINHQQKEEHVTIEVGGIIVAVGCEVFNPSLTPELGYGRYKDVISNLEFERLSSAAGPTGGKILRLTTGKPPRSVAFIQCVGSRDKRFCEYCCRIGCMVTLKQAILVKEKMGHDIDVCICYNDMRAFGKAYEEFYERARHMGIKFVKGLPSEIKSSPNHLLRFDVYESSTNKLLEIQADLIVLASGLVPSPDFAELQNILRISRSPDGFFLEAHPKLRPLETPTRGIFLAGTCQSPKDIPDTVSQASGAAMKAAELLATGEVEIEPLIAVVEETFCSGCRICESICPYQAVTMEGKIVNGEERNIAKVLEAVCQGCGACSAACPTHAIDMQHYREAQILAQVAAAVQGEKR comes from the coding sequence TTGGCTCAGATAGGTGTGTATATCTGCCACTGCGGATTGAATATAGCAGGAGTAGTTGATGTTAAAGGAGTCGCAGCGTACGCCGCAGAGCTTCCAAACGTAAAGGTTGCAAGAGACGATACATACCTCTGTTCAGACGCTGGACAGAAAATGATCAAAGAAGATATTAAAAAACACAAGTTGGATGGAGTAGTTGTAGCTTCCTGCTCTCCGAGAATGCATGAAGAAACTTTTCGCAAGGCAATAAGCGAGGCGGGATTAAACCCGTATCTGCTAGAGATGATCAACATTCGTGAGCAAGACTCGTGGTGTCACAGCGAAGAACCAAAAAAGGCAACTGAAAAAGCCAAGGCACTTATTAAAATGGCTGTTGCTCGAGCAACCCTTTTAGAACCACTAGAAAGGGGTAAAATTAGAGCGAGGAAGAGTGTTCTCGTCATAGGCGGTGGAATTGCTGGAATCCAAGCTTCACTCGACTTGGCTAATGATGGGTTCAAAGTATATCTTGTGGAGAAATCTCCAAGCATAGGGGGCAGAATGGCTCAGCTTGACAAAACGTTTCCCACACTCGACTGCAGCGCGTGTATCCTAACGCCTAAAATGGCAGAAGTAAGCAGGCATTCAAACATTGAACTGTTAACGTATGCTGAAGTTGAAAACGTAACGGGGTTTGTTGGAAACTACGAGGTTACGATTCGAAAAAAGCCTAGGTACGTAGATGTGGAGCAATGTACTGGTTGTGGTGAGTGTGAAAAGGTATGTCCTATTTCGGTGCCTAACGAGTTTGACCTCGGCTTAAAGATGAGAAAAGCCGTATACAGACCTTTCCCTCAGGCAATGCCCAACGTTTTTACAATCGATAAAAGAGGGACTCCGCCGTGTAGAGCAGCGTGTCCCGCAGGAGTCAATGTTCAAGGATACATAGCCCTCGTAAGTCAAGGAAAATTCAAAGAGGCTTACGAACTTATTAGACGATCTATCCCTTTCCCATCGGTTTGTGGGCGAGTTTGTTTTAGTCCTTGTGAAAGTGAGTGTGAACGTGGGAAATTGGATGAACCAGTGGCGATTAATGCCATAAAACGGTTTGTAGCCGACTACGTTCTAAGCCGAGAAAGGGAAAAACCCGAGCTTATTCCTAAGAAATACCCAGAGAAAGTTGCGGTAATCGGCTCTGGACCAGCAGGACTTACAGCTGCTTATGAACTAACCACAATGGGATACCCAGTAACGGTTTTTGAATCATCACCAAAACCCGGTGGAATGCTACGAGTGGGCATACCCCCGTATCGGCTGCCCAAGGATATACTCGACGAAGAAATCCGAATAATCGAGCGTTTGGGCGTCGAAATCAAAACCAATGTGACAATTGGCAAGGATTTAACTATAGACTCGCTTCTGCAGCAAGGCTACGCAGTAATATTCATTGCTGTTGGCGTTCAAGAATGCCGAAAACTCAGAATCGAGGGTGAGGAACTAAAGGGCGTGATACCAGCTCTGGAGTTTCTAAAGCAAGTAAACTTGGAGAAACATGTTGAGATTGGACAGAAAGTTGCAGTAATCGGCGGAGGCAACGTTGCCATTGATGCAGCAAGAACTGCCCTACGACGGCACGCAGAAGAAGTCATCATTTTGTACCGAAGATCGAGAGAGGAGATGCCGGCGCACTCTTCCGAGGTGGAGGAGGCAACAAAGGAAGGCATCAAGCTTCACTTCTTAGCTTCACCAACGAAAATCTTGGGCAAAGAAGGACGCATTGTTGCTCTAGAATGTATTGAAATAAAGTTGGGAAAACCCGACGAAACTGGAAGAAGACGTCCAATTGCCATCGAAGGCTCAGAATTCGTCATAGATGTTGACACAGTGATTCCAGCAGTGGGGCAGTCACTTGACACCACTCTTTTGCCAAAAAACGTGAAACTCTCACGATACGAGACTATTGCTGCTGATCCTGTCACTTTGCAAACGAATTTGCCAGGCATTTTTGCTGGGGGAGATGCGGTTATGGGAGAGGCCACAGTTGTTGATGCAATAGCTCAAGGAAAAAGAGCGGCGATTTCCATTGATCATTATTTGAAAGGCGAAGAGTCGCTGGCTGTCATGGAAAAGAAAGTTTCGAAGATTGAAGAGGTTCCCACAGTAGGGATAGAGAAAAAACATCGGCTGGCGATGCCTTTACTCCCTCTCGACCAAAGAGTAAGCAATAAAGAAGTAGAGTTAGGATTTACAGAAGAAATGGCGAGAGAAGAGGCTGGCAGGTGTCTTGCGTGCGCGGGTTGTGCCGAGTGTCTTGAATGCGAAAAAGTGTGCGAGTTGGCAGGCGTGATTAATCATCAACAGAAAGAGGAACATGTCACTATTGAAGTTGGGGGCATAATTGTAGCTGTGGGATGTGAGGTTTTTAATCCTTCTCTGACACCTGAACTAGGGTATGGACGCTACAAGGACGTTATCAGCAATCTAGAGTTTGAAAGGCTATCCAGCGCAGCAGGACCCACTGGAGGCAAAATACTACGTCTTACAACAGGAAAGCCACCTAGAAGCGTGGCGTTTATCCAATGCGTTGGAAGCAGAGATAAGAGATTCTGTGAATATTGCTGCCGCATCGGTTGCATGGTGACGCTGAAACAAGCTATTCTCGTTAAGGAGAAGATGGGTCATGATATTGACGTTTGCATCTGCTACAATGACATGCGGGCGTTTGGCAAAGCATATGAAGAATTTTACGAACGAGCTCGTCACATGGGTATCAAGTTTGTGAAAGGACTACCTTCAGAAATCAAGTCTTCACCTAACCATTTGTTGCGCTTTGACGTTTACGAGTCGAGCACAAACAAACTTCTCGAAATCCAGGCTGACCTCATTGTACTCGCTTCTGGCCTCGTGCCCTCGCCAGACTTTGCTGAACTGCAGAATATTTTACGTATTTCACGAAGTCCAGATGGTTTCTTTCTGGAGGCGCACCCTAAGCTGCGACCTTTAGAAACCCCAACTAGAGGCATATTTCTAGCAGGGACTTGTCAAAGTCCAAAAGATATTCCTGACACGGTTTCGCAGGCAAGTGGCGCTGCAATGAAAGCTGCAGAGCTTTTAGCAACCGGTGAAGTTGAGATTGAGCCACTGATTGCAGTTGTTGAGGAAACTTTTTGCAGTGGCTGCAGAATTTGTGAATCAATTTGTCCATATCAGGCTGTTACAATGGAAGGCAAAATCGTGAATGGTGAAGAGAGAAATATCGCTAAGGTTCTAGAAGCAGTTTGTCAAGGCTGTGGTGCGTGCTCCGCTGCCTGCCCCACCCACGCCATAGACATGCAACATTATCGAGAAGCGCAAATTTTAGCGCAGGTTGCCGCTGCTGTTCAAGGAGAGAAGAGATAA
- a CDS encoding 4Fe-4S dicluster domain-containing protein: protein MSLTDLMTMAKSNKELQKKILSKLWKVHPDECFQCMRCTSGCTSLKLLELKPHEIMLLVNSGFIEELVSSDTIWTCASCLKCRERCPQKASPYDTIMALRNLAVEREAKVPEAYMKMLAQILETGLMQQVQTVTSREMQPFNRETLGLPKIQYPDDKFKAVFMTVLGG from the coding sequence ATGAGCTTGACTGACCTTATGACTATGGCGAAATCCAATAAAGAGCTGCAAAAAAAGATTTTAAGTAAATTATGGAAAGTTCACCCTGACGAATGTTTCCAATGCATGCGCTGTACCAGTGGATGCACATCGCTGAAACTGTTAGAACTGAAACCCCACGAGATCATGCTACTTGTAAACTCGGGATTCATTGAAGAACTGGTTTCATCCGACACTATCTGGACGTGTGCATCATGTTTGAAATGTCGAGAAAGGTGCCCCCAGAAAGCATCTCCCTATGACACTATTATGGCCTTGAGAAACTTAGCAGTGGAACGGGAAGCAAAGGTTCCAGAAGCATACATGAAAATGTTGGCTCAAATCCTAGAAACAGGCTTGATGCAGCAAGTGCAAACGGTTACCTCTAGGGAAATGCAACCATTCAACAGAGAAACTCTTGGACTACCTAAAATACAATATCCAGATGACAAGTTCAAGGCTGTTTTTATGACAGTTCTTGGAGGATAA